The genomic stretch AATATTTGTTTGCCGTCATTTTGTCCTAAGGCCGTCACCCGACAACCATTGACAATATAATGCCCATGAGCACGGTCATAAGTTGCAATAGCTTGCAAAGCAGGCTCTAACAATGAAGGGGGCTTTTGATCAATCAAAGTGCCATCTTGCAAGACATAGACAGGGAAGAAAACACCTTCTTGTTTGTCATTTTCCAAAGCCCATACAAGCTTTGCTGTTTCCCTTGCTGCCCCTGGTTCACCTTCTGCCAATGTGCCTGGAATTTGACCTAATAACTGTGGATCATCTTCATGTGTTATCCATTGTTTTTGAAGCTTTACACCGATCTCTACACGTCCAAGCATGGGGACATTGTTTAAAATGGTTTCTGATACAGGGAAGATATCCCCTGCGATAAAGATTTTCCCTTCTGTCAAAGTAACTTTTTTAGTCTCTTGATCAACAAAAGCATCGGCACGTTCAATACGGTCACCTTCTTTAGCGACAAGTCTTCCTAAGCGATCATGACGGCCACGAATAATGGTTTGAACTTCATTGAGTTCTGCACTTTGAATAAAGGAACGTTCTCCATAGAATACAACGCTTTGTTGCTCGTCTTTGCCTACAGATCGGTCAATTGCAAACGGCAAACCGCTTTCATGCTCCATATTAAAACCTCAATAAAATTTTGAATTGTTCACGAACGTCTTTACGTAAAGATAGAGAGACAGGGGTTTTGAGAATCTCCACGCCATCAATAAGCTCATCAGGCTCTAACCATAGTTTGCCAGGCGAGATATGTTTTGCAGGAGCCGCATGCACGAAAACGGAAACAAACGCTGCTTGTTTATCGTTGATATCATCAAACTGTGTTCGTGCTGCAAGCAAAACTTTTGTACCCTTTATAAAGGGTGTAAAGCGATGACCTGAATAACTGTAAACTCCATCTGAAACTCTTGTCACTTGCTGGACAATGTTACATCTTCGATAACCAATCAGCTTATTATTGTTATCTCTTAAAGCCAGATAAAGGGTGCGACCTTTAAACCAACCCGCCATGAGTATGTCACGCTCGTTTTTCCCCACTGACACCCAAGGGAAGTCCATCACATCCCATGGATAATCTAAACCTTCCCAAACGAGCTCTTCTTGATCATCAATCCAATTGCCAATGAGCTTTCCGTCTTCTTCAGTTAAAGTGAGGCTTATTTCTGTAGAACGCCCAAAGGAAAATACTGTGCCGCTTTCTGTCACGCACACACCGCTTTGAGAGTCAAACATGCTGTCATCTAAGCGAGATATATTTCCTTCTACAATGGGAGCGTCATAACCATGAATACCACGCCAAAAATCAGAACGTAAACATTCAGAAAGCTTGACGATCCCTTCAATGGCTTTAAGTTTGTCTGTGTCAGGCAATTGATCAAAATAAAGCTGAAATGAATTCCACCATTTTCGCTCTGGCCATGCTCCTACGAAATGTGCACTAAGATCTAACCATTCAAGCCCTTTATCAATAGCTTTTAGAGATCCACGTATCCGCTGCCACTCCGGTCCCGTTTCAAGCAAAACAGAGAAATCCGGAACATAAGATGTTAGTTCTCCAAGCCCATATTCTTCAACCAACCATGGCAAGAAGCTTGGGTCTATGATATCAAGCTTTGCACGAGAGATAAAATTGATTGAATCTTCAATGTCTTTATGAAAGTCACAAGCATCGGCAAGGCGTTTTTCAAATTGTGTTGTGTTTGTTGGAAGTAAGCACCCAAGCATTACTATAGACGCCCTTTGAAATTGAGTGTTACTTTACCAATGGCTAAAACCTCTTCACTGGAGACGGCAATATCATTTGTTGGGTTAACAGCAATGACTTTTTGCACACCAGGGATCATCAGTTTTGAAATCCACCATGATGAACTCAACTCACGACCAAGGGCTTGCTCTTTCTTCCAAGCTGCCCGTAAATTTGCTTCCATTTGGGTTAAGATCTCTAAAGAAATTTCAGGTAAGAGCCAAACATCTGCTTCTAAATCTAAAACCTTTGTTACCGCAGCGTGAACTTCAATGGTATCATTGGTCATAATCACACTTTTATCCGTCAGTACTTCTTTGACTCTTTGTAATAAATCCTCACTCGCTGTTCCTTGCTCATTCTTGCCAAAAATAGCCACGTGAATGGTAGGATTTCTTCCTTTTCGATAAATGATCGCATCCTTCACACGGTTATCTGCTGATAAGGCGAAATATCTGTAATAAGGCTCTGTTCCACCCCCTTTACCAGCCCGTACACGAAGCTTAATGCGTTCACGATAGCTGTCATCGCTTTCACCTTCTAAGCGTTCAACACCATGCCACTCACCTAAAGCATCAAGAGCTTCTCCCTTTGCAAAGTCAAGAACGGTGTTACGTGCAGCCTCATTAATACGCTGCCTTAAGAGAAACTCTCTGTAACTTGCAACCTCAATGATTTTAACCGCTGGATCACTTTCCAAAGGTGTGTAATTGGGTAAAAGCTGTTTTAAACTCTTAAGACAAGCAGCACGTATTTCTTCAATAGAAAGCTCTGGAATGATTTCTGGTTTTATGAAATCCTCATTCATCCTATCTGCAATCCTTCCATCGTGATGGGCTTTCCTGAAGAGAGGTAAATTCCTTCAAAGGACATGGAAACTTTTCCCGGTTCAACAGAAGTTAAATTCACTTGTTGAAGCTTCAAACGAGGCTCCCATCTATCTAAAGCCTCTGCAACGGCTGCATAAATGGCAACCTTAAAGGTTTCATTGATTGGATCATCAATCAGATCAAGAACACGTGATCCATAATCACGACGCATGACCCGTGTACCTATCCGTGTCATTAAAATATCCATGATGGATTGACGCAAGTGATCAACTCCGACCATGGATTTGCCTGTTTCACAATTCATTCCTACACTCAAATGGGGCCTCCCGTCATAGCATTACCAGATGTAACACCAGGGTGTTTATGGCCGCTTCCGACGTTAACGCTATTATGCTTTAACCCACTTGATTTAACAGATACCTCGCCACCTGCTTTGAGAGAGGTACCACTACTTGATTTAAGGGACATATGACTGCCTGACTCAAGAGATGCGCTGCCACTTGATTTGATAGAAACATCTCCCTCTGCCTCCAGTGTCATGTTTCCATCTGCTTTTAAAGTCATATCACTTTCTGAGATAATCTTTATGCCATCTGGAGCGGTGATTTCTAATTCACCCCCTTCACCTTTTATAGAAACGCCATCAGATATCGTTAAAATGAATTTGCCTTCTGACTTAATTGTCAATGAGTAAGTGCTTGTCTCATCGTCATATTCAACCGTTGTGCCATCAGGGTATATGGTTGTATGAATATTGCCCTTATCAGCTGCTTGATTGGCATCTGTATGAATAGAGCCAATAATCATCCCTTGTGATAAATCACCTGATGTGGAAAGGACAATAACTTGCTCACCCACATCACGTCCTTCATAGGAGCGGGTTTTTCCTGCACGGGCCTGTGTATCTGGAATCCAATCACTTATAATATTACCACTTTGAACACGATAGCGTGCGTTTTTATGATCAACGTGGCTAATCTTGCCTACCATAACCATATTGGCCACACGTCTTTTTAAATCTGTGATTTCGCTATCACGTCGCTCTAACATGGGGAGTTTCCAACAGTTTGATACTTGTCCTTATTGTTAGGCCCTGTATCGGGATCAA from Bartonella sp. WD16.2 encodes the following:
- a CDS encoding phage tail protein, with product MLGCLLPTNTTQFEKRLADACDFHKDIEDSINFISRAKLDIIDPSFLPWLVEEYGLGELTSYVPDFSVLLETGPEWQRIRGSLKAIDKGLEWLDLSAHFVGAWPERKWWNSFQLYFDQLPDTDKLKAIEGIVKLSECLRSDFWRGIHGYDAPIVEGNISRLDDSMFDSQSGVCVTESGTVFSFGRSTEISLTLTEEDGKLIGNWIDDQEELVWEGLDYPWDVMDFPWVSVGKNERDILMAGWFKGRTLYLALRDNNNKLIGYRRCNIVQQVTRVSDGVYSYSGHRFTPFIKGTKVLLAARTQFDDINDKQAAFVSVFVHAAPAKHISPGKLWLEPDELIDGVEILKTPVSLSLRKDVREQFKILLRF
- a CDS encoding baseplate J/gp47 family protein, translated to MNEDFIKPEIIPELSIEEIRAACLKSLKQLLPNYTPLESDPAVKIIEVASYREFLLRQRINEAARNTVLDFAKGEALDALGEWHGVERLEGESDDSYRERIKLRVRAGKGGGTEPYYRYFALSADNRVKDAIIYRKGRNPTIHVAIFGKNEQGTASEDLLQRVKEVLTDKSVIMTNDTIEVHAAVTKVLDLEADVWLLPEISLEILTQMEANLRAAWKKEQALGRELSSSWWISKLMIPGVQKVIAVNPTNDIAVSSEEVLAIGKVTLNFKGRL
- a CDS encoding GPW/gp25 family protein; the protein is MSVGMNCETGKSMVGVDHLRQSIMDILMTRIGTRVMRRDYGSRVLDLIDDPINETFKVAIYAAVAEALDRWEPRLKLQQVNLTSVEPGKVSMSFEGIYLSSGKPITMEGLQIG
- a CDS encoding phage baseplate assembly protein V, with translation MLERRDSEITDLKRRVANMVMVGKISHVDHKNARYRVQSGNIISDWIPDTQARAGKTRSYEGRDVGEQVIVLSTSGDLSQGMIIGSIHTDANQAADKGNIHTTIYPDGTTVEYDDETSTYSLTIKSEGKFILTISDGVSIKGEGGELEITAPDGIKIISESDMTLKADGNMTLEAEGDVSIKSSGSASLESGSHMSLKSSSGTSLKAGGEVSVKSSGLKHNSVNVGSGHKHPGVTSGNAMTGGPI